The Clostridium sp. AWRP genome has a window encoding:
- a CDS encoding radical SAM protein has product MNNVLKDLFELEPSTLFQRAQEIARTKKKVYCSPNVINSGCTTKPACRHCKWKSFKTVNPNFYGERSLEEVENCTKKLVKAGVDRVFMPSGWMGYKVPQHYYRYVQSVKENSNMEVYGLFGAIDKESIQNLKKSGMDGYLCGLESPNEEIYKKFRPGGDTLKDRLYTLNTAKELGLKIWSGFLVGFGETEEDDARGLEILKKLDVDSSSILPFTPFINTDMMKNNPANPFEWARVMAVARNYMERPDLFSDSTEGFYYEYGILGGSNGFYILPKIKV; this is encoded by the coding sequence ATGAATAATGTTTTAAAGGATCTATTTGAATTAGAACCTAGTACTTTATTTCAGAGAGCACAGGAAATAGCTAGGACAAAGAAAAAAGTTTATTGTTCCCCCAATGTGATTAATAGCGGTTGCACTACAAAACCTGCTTGTAGGCATTGTAAATGGAAGAGCTTCAAAACGGTGAATCCTAACTTTTATGGAGAGAGGAGTTTAGAAGAAGTAGAAAATTGTACAAAAAAACTTGTTAAGGCAGGTGTGGATAGGGTATTTATGCCTTCAGGTTGGATGGGATATAAAGTGCCACAGCATTACTATAGATATGTACAATCAGTTAAAGAAAATTCTAACATGGAAGTGTATGGGCTTTTTGGAGCTATTGATAAAGAAAGTATTCAAAATTTGAAAAAATCAGGAATGGATGGCTATCTCTGTGGTTTAGAATCTCCAAATGAAGAAATATATAAGAAATTTAGACCAGGAGGAGATACTTTAAAGGATCGTTTATATACTTTAAATACAGCTAAAGAACTTGGACTAAAGATATGGAGTGGATTTCTTGTAGGATTTGGAGAAACAGAAGAGGATGATGCAAGGGGATTGGAGATTCTAAAAAAGCTAGATGTAGATTCTTCATCTATACTTCCATTTACACCATTTATTAATACAGATATGATGAAAAATAATCCAGCAAATCCTTTTGAATGGGCAAGAGTAATGGCAGTAGCTAGAAATTATATGGAGAGACCAGATTTATTTTCTGACAGTACTGAAGGATTTTATTATGAATATGGAATTCTAGGTGGAAGCAATGGATTTTATATATTACCTAAAATTAAAGTGTAA
- a CDS encoding iron ABC transporter substrate-binding protein, with product MKYKFSNKKITMAIIAATFISSIFVACSAKSSSNSVKTDKVQIVDMTNRSVKIPADVKNVLSINPPTTMMTYMLAPDKLMGWNFKMTGKYMPDKYKKLPIVGGWYGTTKGDYEKYMALKPDVIIEGGRTNAQSVDIIKRDAEEDQQKLGGIPVVGATDTVTFVNFPNYIKFMGKVLGENQQAERLISFYNKVINQTKSVAATIQDNQKVKVYYAQGSKGLQTAPAQSMHTQPIDICGGVNVAQVALDKMGMVEVSSEQVLKWDPDVIIATDASFYKGVYSDPVWQGIKAVKNHKVYLVPNDPFNWYDRSPSVNMILGIPWTAKILYPDKFQNIDLNGLIKEFYSNFYHYKLTDSDVNALLNNQ from the coding sequence GTGAAATACAAATTTAGCAACAAAAAAATTACAATGGCTATTATAGCTGCGACGTTTATTAGCTCTATATTTGTGGCATGTTCTGCTAAAAGTAGCAGTAATTCGGTTAAAACAGATAAAGTTCAAATAGTGGACATGACTAATAGAAGCGTTAAAATACCTGCAGATGTTAAAAATGTTTTATCTATTAATCCGCCAACTACAATGATGACGTATATGCTTGCTCCTGACAAACTGATGGGATGGAATTTTAAAATGACAGGTAAGTATATGCCAGATAAATATAAGAAATTACCTATTGTAGGAGGATGGTATGGTACCACCAAAGGTGATTATGAAAAATATATGGCCCTGAAACCTGATGTAATAATTGAGGGAGGGCGTACTAATGCACAATCCGTGGATATAATAAAAAGGGATGCAGAAGAAGACCAGCAGAAGCTAGGGGGTATACCAGTTGTAGGTGCAACTGATACTGTAACTTTTGTGAACTTTCCAAACTATATAAAATTTATGGGGAAGGTTCTCGGGGAAAATCAGCAGGCTGAAAGATTAATATCATTCTATAATAAGGTAATAAACCAGACTAAAAGTGTGGCAGCTACTATTCAGGATAATCAAAAAGTAAAAGTTTATTATGCGCAAGGCTCAAAAGGCTTGCAAACTGCTCCAGCTCAATCTATGCATACACAACCTATAGATATTTGTGGTGGGGTTAATGTGGCACAGGTTGCATTAGATAAAATGGGTATGGTTGAAGTATCTTCAGAGCAGGTACTAAAGTGGGATCCAGATGTGATTATAGCCACAGATGCTAGCTTTTACAAGGGTGTTTACTCTGATCCTGTATGGCAGGGTATTAAGGCTGTCAAAAATCATAAGGTGTATTTGGTGCCTAATGATCCTTTCAATTGGTATGATAGGTCCCCAAGTGTGAATATGATACTTGGAATACCATGGACTGCTAAAATATTGTATCCAGATAAATTTCAAAATATAGATTTAAATGGCCTCATCAAGGAATTTTACTCTAACTTCTATCATTATAAACTTACTGACAGTGATGTTAATGCTTTACTCAACAATCAGTAA
- a CDS encoding ABC transporter ATP-binding protein codes for MKLEIKNVSCGYNTKVVVKDISMSVSSGEILCLLGPNGVGKTTFFKTILGFLKLKGGEILLDGENIHNWSRKQLAKSIGYVPQAHTPPFPYKVFDVVLMGRTAHLSMFSSPSKEDKDIAEEAIDILNISYLKDKIYTEISGGERQMVLIARALAQCPKMLIMDEPTSNLDFGNQIRVLDQIKKLSKRGLAVVMTSHYPNHAFICSTKVAFMQRNNVFTVGNVDEVVTEDMLKEAYGIDVKIVSIPNSNGEEMKACVPVISN; via the coding sequence ATGAAGTTAGAAATAAAAAATGTTAGTTGCGGTTATAATACAAAAGTTGTTGTAAAAGATATATCCATGAGTGTGAGCTCAGGAGAAATATTGTGTCTATTGGGGCCAAATGGTGTAGGTAAAACTACTTTCTTTAAAACTATATTGGGTTTTTTAAAGCTTAAAGGTGGGGAAATACTCTTAGATGGAGAAAATATACATAACTGGTCTAGAAAACAGTTGGCTAAAAGCATTGGGTATGTACCACAGGCTCATACCCCTCCTTTTCCCTACAAAGTTTTTGATGTAGTATTGATGGGCAGAACTGCTCATCTTTCAATGTTTTCTTCTCCTTCAAAAGAGGATAAAGATATTGCTGAGGAGGCTATAGATATCTTAAATATATCCTATTTAAAAGACAAAATATATACAGAAATAAGCGGTGGGGAAAGACAAATGGTTTTAATTGCCAGGGCACTTGCACAATGTCCTAAAATGCTCATAATGGATGAACCAACTTCTAATTTGGACTTTGGAAATCAAATTAGAGTATTGGATCAAATAAAAAAGCTTTCTAAAAGAGGACTAGCAGTTGTTATGACTTCACATTATCCTAACCATGCATTTATATGCTCTACGAAAGTGGCGTTTATGCAAAGAAACAATGTATTTACAGTAGGTAATGTAGATGAAGTTGTTACAGAGGATATGCTTAAAGAAGCATATGGTATTGATGTAAAGATTGTTAGCATACCCAATTCGAATGGAGAAGAGATGAAAGCTTGTGTGCCTGTGATTTCAAATTAA
- a CDS encoding DUF364 domain-containing protein, translating into MWEIYDELIELIPKDLVIKDFVAGLNWFLVESVGTGMAMTPKEGSSYLQIAGNVVGMKVYEVAKLIKSWSNYEAALGLAAINSVINTPYNVETFGGIKISQQPNINDFEYMKDKIKGKKVAVIGHFPDLEPLAEICQLSILERIPQKGDFPDPSCEYLLPQQEFVFITGTTLINKTLPRLLQLSKNAYVTVVGPSTPMTKCLYKYGINMLAGTVVTERNKVWKLIKEGGRHEFFNNGALMVKIPKDKVKQISSNPF; encoded by the coding sequence ATGTGGGAAATATATGATGAGTTAATAGAATTAATACCTAAGGATTTAGTTATAAAGGATTTTGTAGCAGGATTAAACTGGTTTTTAGTGGAATCTGTTGGAACAGGGATGGCAATGACGCCTAAAGAGGGAAGTTCCTATTTGCAGATAGCGGGTAATGTGGTTGGAATGAAAGTCTATGAGGTGGCAAAACTTATAAAATCTTGGAGTAATTATGAAGCAGCTTTAGGATTAGCAGCAATTAATTCTGTAATTAATACTCCCTATAATGTAGAAACATTTGGTGGCATTAAGATAAGTCAACAACCCAATATTAATGACTTTGAATACATGAAAGATAAAATAAAGGGAAAAAAAGTAGCTGTTATAGGACATTTCCCGGATCTTGAACCTTTGGCTGAGATATGTCAACTTTCCATACTTGAAAGAATTCCACAAAAGGGAGATTTCCCAGATCCATCCTGTGAATATTTATTACCCCAGCAGGAATTTGTGTTTATAACAGGAACTACTTTAATAAATAAAACCTTACCGAGACTTCTTCAGCTTAGTAAAAATGCATACGTTACTGTTGTAGGACCTAGTACACCTATGACTAAGTGCTTATATAAGTATGGTATTAATATGCTTGCAGGTACTGTAGTTACAGAACGTAATAAAGTATGGAAGTTAATCAAAGAAGGTGGTAGACATGAATTTTTTAATAACGGGGCACTCATGGTTAAAATTCCCAAAGATAAGGTAAAACAAATATCAAGTAATCCTTTTTAA
- a CDS encoding DUF364 domain-containing protein — MWEIYNDLISTIPENIRIKRCLMGVNWFLVESEGIGMAMRPLEVYGKVSIPEHIAGMRVCEIARYVKSWNNYEAALGLAAINSAINTENNVSKIYPGDINGQPNESSFISLKEQIIGKNVTVIGHFPRVEALRRICKLSILERKPDEGDYPDPACEYILPYQDYVFITGTTIINKTLPRLLELSKNANVILIGPSVPITEMLFSYGVDVLAGTVIVEKEKAWDVIQEGNPTKFFKRGARRVNISFEDYKNVQLKDEIQLSQKDI, encoded by the coding sequence ATGTGGGAGATATATAATGATCTTATTTCAACGATACCAGAAAATATAAGAATAAAGAGGTGTTTAATGGGAGTAAATTGGTTTTTGGTGGAGTCCGAGGGGATTGGCATGGCAATGAGACCTTTAGAAGTGTATGGTAAGGTAAGCATTCCTGAGCATATAGCAGGAATGAGGGTTTGTGAAATAGCCAGGTATGTAAAGTCCTGGAACAATTACGAGGCTGCACTTGGATTAGCAGCAATAAATTCTGCAATAAATACTGAAAATAATGTTTCTAAAATTTATCCCGGTGATATAAATGGACAACCTAATGAATCTTCATTTATATCGTTAAAGGAACAAATAATAGGAAAAAATGTTACAGTAATTGGACATTTCCCGAGAGTAGAAGCACTTAGAAGAATATGTAAACTATCAATATTGGAAAGAAAACCTGACGAGGGAGATTACCCTGATCCAGCCTGTGAGTACATTTTACCTTATCAGGATTATGTTTTTATAACAGGAACGACTATTATAAATAAAACTCTTCCAAGGCTTCTTGAATTGAGTAAAAATGCAAATGTAATATTAATTGGACCAAGTGTTCCTATAACTGAAATGCTGTTCAGTTATGGGGTTGACGTATTAGCTGGTACAGTCATTGTTGAAAAGGAAAAAGCTTGGGATGTTATACAAGAAGGCAATCCAACAAAATTTTTTAAACGGGGTGCCAGAAGAGTTAACATAAGTTTTGAAGATTATAAAAATGTACAATTGAAAGATGAAATTCAGTTAAGTCAGAAAGATATTTAA
- a CDS encoding ABC transporter substrate-binding protein, with protein sequence MFKKLKTNNLITVLIIACMILVTGLMGCENKSSSPSASSNKKSQSTKTIVDMDGNSVKVPVKVTKVATSWPGFCNALFTVSGKNNKIVATSPAIKKYYPWAIKLYPQLKNISYPFNGQTTNIEQLVKSKPDVAFLRKGDSIQKVKEAGIPVVMIDYKHNSIEDIINSVVITGKVLGEDEYKKAEQYKDYFNKNISKVSSITSKIPENERPKVIYLSVQNESISVWGKNMPQNETINMVGAINEAANEIDGYKEVSMEQMLKWNPDEIIVDGNLKKSKVAKNPSWKQLKAVKDNKVFVSPSGVFSWARLGTESALQLLWMAKNIYPQKFEDIDIAKETKYFYKNFFEYELKDNEVKEILNCENPI encoded by the coding sequence ATGTTTAAAAAATTAAAAACAAACAATCTAATTACTGTATTAATTATTGCATGCATGATTTTAGTTACAGGTCTTATGGGTTGTGAAAATAAGAGTTCATCTCCAAGTGCAAGTTCAAATAAAAAATCACAAAGTACTAAAACTATTGTAGACATGGATGGAAATTCGGTTAAGGTTCCTGTGAAGGTTACTAAAGTGGCAACTTCTTGGCCTGGATTTTGCAATGCACTTTTTACAGTTAGTGGTAAAAACAATAAAATAGTTGCAACATCTCCGGCTATCAAAAAATATTATCCTTGGGCTATTAAATTGTATCCACAACTTAAAAATATATCTTACCCATTTAATGGACAAACCACTAATATTGAACAATTAGTAAAGTCTAAACCAGATGTAGCATTTTTACGTAAAGGCGACAGTATACAAAAAGTTAAAGAAGCAGGTATACCTGTAGTTATGATTGATTATAAACATAATAGCATAGAAGACATAATAAATAGTGTTGTTATAACAGGTAAAGTGCTAGGAGAAGATGAATATAAGAAAGCAGAACAGTATAAAGATTATTTTAACAAAAATATAAGTAAAGTATCTTCTATAACTTCTAAAATACCTGAAAATGAAAGACCTAAGGTAATTTATTTATCTGTGCAAAATGAAAGTATTTCGGTATGGGGTAAAAACATGCCTCAAAATGAAACTATAAATATGGTAGGAGCAATAAATGAAGCAGCTAATGAGATAGATGGATATAAAGAAGTTTCCATGGAGCAAATGCTTAAGTGGAATCCAGATGAGATAATAGTAGATGGTAATCTTAAAAAAAGTAAAGTAGCAAAAAATCCTTCATGGAAGCAATTAAAGGCGGTAAAAGACAATAAAGTATTTGTAAGTCCTAGCGGTGTTTTTTCATGGGCAAGACTTGGAACAGAATCAGCACTGCAATTATTGTGGATGGCTAAGAACATATATCCACAAAAATTTGAAGATATTGATATTGCAAAAGAAACAAAATATTTTTACAAAAATTTCTTTGAATATGAATTAAAGGATAATGAAGTTAAAGAAATACTAAATTGTGAAAATCCAATTTAA
- a CDS encoding ABC transporter substrate-binding protein — protein sequence MGEQKSSTKATSQSTNNVQNNNGTRSITNLDGSTVVVPNKVNKIAVTFGPAYEKVVLLGDEDKIVADGDYHISGWPWSNKIYKRLNQVHGIPNVHSKLNVEELMKYKPDVVFHFSKPDEIQKINDAKMVGVPSVSTGKLEDTKKMVTFYAKVLGTKEEKIAEQYCEYFDEKLKMVTDITSKIPDTEKPTVYFSNQKLLWTSGKDTDIPEVINLAGGKCVNKDVEGANQTQVGIEQLIQWNPQYIFVDHAGSLGNEPAESVIKKMIIGIKRFLQ from the coding sequence ATGGGAGAACAAAAGTCTTCAACAAAAGCAACTTCACAATCTACAAATAATGTTCAAAATAATAACGGCACACGCAGTATTACAAATTTAGATGGATCTACTGTAGTTGTTCCTAATAAGGTAAACAAAATAGCTGTAACATTTGGTCCAGCTTATGAAAAAGTAGTTTTATTGGGAGATGAAGATAAGATTGTAGCAGATGGAGATTATCATATTAGCGGTTGGCCTTGGTCAAATAAGATATATAAGCGATTGAATCAAGTACATGGAATTCCTAATGTTCACTCCAAATTAAATGTAGAAGAACTTATGAAGTATAAACCAGATGTTGTATTTCATTTTTCAAAACCAGACGAAATACAAAAAATTAATGATGCTAAAATGGTAGGTGTACCTTCAGTATCCACAGGGAAATTAGAGGATACAAAGAAAATGGTTACATTTTATGCAAAAGTTCTTGGAACCAAGGAGGAAAAAATTGCAGAACAATATTGTGAATATTTTGATGAAAAACTAAAGATGGTAACAGATATTACTTCAAAAATTCCAGATACTGAAAAGCCTACAGTATATTTTTCTAATCAAAAGCTGTTGTGGACTTCAGGAAAGGATACAGATATTCCAGAAGTGATTAACTTGGCAGGTGGTAAATGTGTAAATAAGGATGTAGAAGGAGCCAATCAGACTCAGGTTGGAATTGAACAGCTAATTCAATGGAACCCTCAATATATATTTGTTGATCATGCAGGTTCTTTAGGAAATGAACCAGCAGAAAGTGTTATAAAGAAAATGATTATCGGTATAAAAAGATTTCTGCAGTAG
- a CDS encoding ABC transporter substrate-binding protein yields the protein MKKISKILILLLIVCTFGACGKSTTSTSITADSNKKITVTDGLGRKVELSKPAEKVLSAYPIATQILCALGEQNNILGADGKIVKDPLGSSPKPGASKSSATKDANALNVEQVAAAKPDIVFIQKKNKQVIPNLEKANIKVFVVNAENLDELKSTVKNLGIVTGKEKKADEFMDYYTQKLDFINNKLKGVDQRNKPKVYMAGGSMYLTPGKNMFQNSLIELGGGINVAGSLSKSAKWSEISAEQLISWNPDIIILTQYSGVKPQDVLNNDGLKNINAVKNKKVYLISSKMSSWDMPCPQTILGIMWLNTKTNPEVFKDTNITKEVDDFYQKFYGTTYTKLGGTLD from the coding sequence ATGAAAAAAATATCTAAAATTTTAATTTTATTGCTAATAGTATGTACCTTTGGAGCTTGTGGAAAAAGCACAACTTCTACAAGTATAACGGCAGATAGTAATAAAAAGATTACTGTTACTGATGGATTAGGAAGAAAAGTAGAACTGTCCAAGCCAGCTGAAAAGGTATTAAGTGCTTATCCTATAGCAACACAGATATTATGTGCTTTAGGGGAGCAAAATAATATTTTAGGTGCAGATGGAAAAATTGTAAAAGACCCATTAGGTTCTTCACCAAAGCCAGGTGCAAGTAAATCGTCTGCTACTAAAGATGCTAATGCGTTAAATGTGGAACAAGTAGCAGCTGCTAAACCAGATATTGTTTTTATACAAAAAAAGAACAAACAAGTCATACCAAATCTTGAAAAAGCAAACATTAAGGTTTTTGTTGTAAATGCAGAGAACCTTGATGAATTAAAATCTACTGTGAAAAATTTAGGAATAGTTACTGGTAAAGAAAAAAAAGCAGATGAATTTATGGATTATTATACACAAAAGTTAGATTTTATTAATAATAAACTTAAAGGTGTAGATCAAAGAAATAAGCCTAAAGTATATATGGCAGGAGGAAGTATGTATTTAACTCCAGGAAAGAATATGTTTCAAAACTCATTGATTGAGTTAGGGGGTGGAATAAATGTGGCAGGTTCTTTAAGTAAAAGTGCTAAGTGGAGTGAAATATCTGCAGAGCAGTTAATTAGCTGGAATCCTGATATAATAATTCTTACACAATATTCTGGAGTAAAACCTCAGGATGTACTTAATAATGATGGTTTAAAAAATATAAATGCTGTGAAAAATAAAAAAGTTTATTTGATATCTTCAAAAATGAGTTCATGGGATATGCCTTGTCCACAGACAATTTTAGGAATAATGTGGTTAAATACAAAAACAAATCCTGAAGTATTTAAAGATACAAACATAACAAAAGAAGTAGATGATTTTTATCAAAAATTTTATGGAACTACTTATACAAAGCTTGGTGGCACTTTAGACTAA